aaattgaaacaaatagagtactatatatagattttttttttccttaaattgactaaaaataaaataatgacacaaattgggacaaatggtaaaaaaataatcagaataataatatttacaattATTTTGCACGTCATGAAATTGAATTTGCATAGTAAAGACAAAAAGAACTTACGATAAATACACCATATGTTATTTACTCTTTTGCCCCTGCTTTTTCCTTAAGTCTATAATTACATgtgtttttttatattaagaAACCAAAATTGTTTAGGATTAGATATTAGtttgttaatttatttgatcCATATCTAACTAGGATTTGCCTAAAAATAGGAAATATGTTTTCCAATATCTAGTCAAACTAGGTTTCGTACTATTATAAATAGTCATTATATTACTAGCTAAATTCATATAGTAAAAAAGCATACTAAACAATTTATCGtagttttatgaaataaatatcTTCCTTcgtttatttttcttgaatagtgtttcaATAGAGTCTTGTTAACATCAAGAAAACATATTGTGATTTATAGAAGACGTTTTtattaaatcttgaatctgTCTGACAGTGACGAACAATTTTACAACAATGGCATGTCCAAAACCTATGAAAGCTACATCTAATGGAATATTCCAAGGGGATAATCCATTGGACTATGCACTTCCTCTTGCGATTGTACAAATATGTTTGGTGCTTGTACTTACTCGAGTCCTCGCCTATATTCTCCATCCTCTAAGACAACCCCGCGTCATTGCTGAGATTATTGTAAGTTCCTTTCTCCCCTTTTATACTATCAGTGTATTTTAACTTGTCGTAGAAATATTCAACTTGCCTTATTAGAAAATAGTTAAGTGTATAGAAGTAACATTACTTGCTAGTGCACTTTGTTTGTCTGAATATGTTTTGGTTGTTATAGCGAGATGTTACGTTGTTACAAAGAATATGTCATGTAATGTAACATGGAAAATCGgttcaaaaattatttggaCGTTATGCTGAAATATTGTTATAGAGAAGTCTGACGGTAGATTGATCTTGATTTTGGCAGGGAGGGATTCTACTTGGTCCATCTGCACTTGGCAGGAACCTGAAGTATCTGAATGCAATATTTCCACCAAAGAGCCTCACAGTGTTGGATACTTTAGCAAACTTTGGcctccttttctttcttttccttgttGGGCTCGAGTTAGATCCAAGGTCTCTTCGTCGTACTGGCAAGAAAGCTCTTAGTATCGCCCTCGCGGGGATTAGCCTTCCTTTTGGACTAGGAGTAGGTACTTCATTCATTCTTAGAGGAACTATTGCTAAAGGTGTTAGTCAAGGCCCTTTTCTTGTCTTCATGGGAGTATCCCTTTCAATCACTGCCTTCCCTGTCTTGGCGCGGATTCTAGCTGAGTTAAAGCTCTTAACGACTGATGTTGGTCGAATGGCTATGTCTGCTGCAGCCGTGAATGACGTGGCTGCTTGGATTCTACTTGCACTTGCTATTGCCCTTTCAGGTACTGGTCATTCACCTCTTATTTCACTATGGGTACTCTTGTGTGGGACGGGATTTGTCCTGCTTTGCATAGTCATTGTTCCTCCGATATTCAACTGGTTGGCTAAACGTTGTCTTGAGGGTGAACCGGTTGATGAGTTATACATCTGTGCTACACTTGGAGCCGTGCTGGTTGCAGGATTCGTTACTGATGCAATTGGTATTCATGCCTTATTCGGGGCTTTTGTGCTTGGAATTCTTGTACCAAAGGAAGGGCCTTTTTCTGCTGCTCTGGTGGAAAAAGTTGAGGATCTTGTTTCTGGTTTATTCCTTCCATTGTACTTCGTCTCCAGTGGACTGAAGACGAATGTAGCTACTATTCAAGGGGCACAATCATGGGGTCTTCTTGGTTTAGTCATATTCACATCGTGTTTTGGAAAGATTGTTGGCACTTTTTTGGTCTCGCTATTGTGCAAAATGCCTGTTCAGGAGGCTGTTACGCTTGGTTTCTTGATGAACACTAAAGGTCTAGTGGAGCTTATTGTCCTCAACATTGGTAAAGATAGAGGGGTACGTTTCATTTAGATCGACTAAAGTACTTTTTATCGGTTTTGAATTTACTTCTTGTAAGCTTACATTGTTTCGAATGTTCTATCTTGCAGGTACTGAATGATCAAACATTTGCCATCATGGTTCTGATGGCACTCTTCACAACGTTCATCACGACCCCTATAGTGGTATCCATGTATAAGCCAGCTAAACTGGCTATAACCAAGTACAAGAACAGAACGATCGAGAGGAAAGACACGAGCAAAGAACTCCGAATCATGACCTGTTTCCATAGCAAGAAGAACATTCCCACAATGATCAATCTCATGGAGGCTTCTCGAGGTACTGCAAAGAAAGAAGGACTCCGCGTCTATGCAATGCATCTTATGGAGTTGTCTGAAAAATCTTCAGCAATTCTGATGGTCCACAAGGCAAGAAAAAACGGAATGCCCTTTTGGACAAAGGGAGGGGTATCAGATTCTAATCAAATTGTTGTTGCTTTCGAGATGTTTGAGCATCTCAATAAGGTGTCTATCCGACCTACAACTGCAATCTCTCCGATGAATACCATGCACGAGGACATCATTGCTGGTGCTGAGAGAAAGAGGGTCGAAATGATAATTCTCCCGTTCCATAAGCATCAGAAGATTGATGGACATTTGGAAACAACGAGAGCTGATCTTAGGCATGTGAACCGGAGAGTTCTTCAGCACGCACCTTGTTCAGTTGGTATCTTGGTAGACCGAGGATTTGGTGGTGCATCTCATGTATCTGCTAGCAATGTTGATTTCAAAGTAACCATCTTGTTCTTCGGGGGTCATGATGATCGCGAAGCACTTGCTTATGGTATGCATATGGCAGAGCACCCTGGCATTAACTTACTCGTGGTTCGTTTCCTAGTAGACCCTGAGGTTGCTGGAGGGAGTGTCACGTTAGATATGGACCAAACTTATAGCACCGAGGCTCAATCCAAGGATGAAGAGTTGCTTACCGACTTAAAACACAAACTTTCTAAGAACAGGTCGATCAAATATGAAGAGAAGTTAGTAAAGGACGTTGCAGGTACTACAGAATTAATTTGTGCATATAACCGATGCAATCTGTTTCTTGTGGGAAGAATATCTGAGGGTGAAGTTGCAGCAGCATTGGATAAAAAGAGTGATTGTCCAGAATTAGGTCCTTTAGGTAACTTGTTAACTTGTCCCGAATTTTCAACTACAGCATCAGTTTTGGTGGTGCAACAGTATCGAAACGAGTTATCTCAAGATTCAATCAATTCCTTGAAGGATGGAGAGTTAACAGAAGGAGAAAGTGATTCAAACTAAAAAGTACAAAGTAGTTTCAAATGTTCGAGTTCTGTAGATAGTAAGTGAAAATACTGACTCTCTTAAACATAGGAAAAAGTAGTAGTCACAATTAGTTTGTACTCTTAACATATTTAGAGTTGGTTCATTTCCCTTGTTTTTCCTTCTGCTCTTTTTGTTATACATGTTGTTCGgaatttctaaaaatattatcacaTCCGCATCGAAACTTTATAAAATACTCTACTTTTGTTTTCAAGATGGTCACAATTATCTCTTCTTTACAAATGTAGCCAAACAATCAATacgaaaataataatcaagataaCTAATCTCACAATTAGCTAAGATCTTatatcaaatattaaataaagttaATCTCAAATTTTATCGCGAGATTATTATCATTACCTCAACTATTAAACGAGTGAAAAGTTAATGGAAGGCTTGTGTTATATCACAGTCCTTTAACACACATTTCCCCATATTTCTCtctctgtatatatatatttttctctctctctaaaactctcatttcttcttctctaaATTTCTGGGCctgcaaaaaagaatttttattttcgAAATGCGGATTTTCTCCCCTTTCAACTTTTTCCAAACTCTCCGGCATTCAGGTTTCTCTCTCTTCccctttctctctctatatataagaAGGAGATGAGCGCAATGATTTCGTTGTGGTGGCGTTGGGTGGATGACGAATCGTTTCAACGGAAAATTATACAGTATTGAccataaaaattattcattttttttcgaAATAAGTTTTGACTATTTTGAATAGTGCGCCTTGATCGTGTTtaattgtgaaatttgaaaataaaaataaaaaaatagacagACACGTGTTGTGTGCAACTTACATAGCATCTTGCATGTATTATGCAATTTGGTAGGATGTGTATGACTACTTGTTTAAcattatacaagtttaagtgtttatttGTGCACATCCAAAATCGAAGGACATAGAGTGAAGCTGAGGCTTAGTTAAAtgacatgtttatgtattatgccaaaagaaaaaacaacacATAATCTAATTTTTGGATTCTACATGATTTTGTGTGCAGATATTGACAAATGATATAGATTATGATGTTTTCCGATTGATCTGAGTTTGTTTTCTTCAAGCTCAAACATGGcttcaactacaacaacaaaatgTCCATCACCTATGAAAGCTACATCTAATGGAGTATTCCAAGGGGATAGTCCATTGGACTATGCACTTCCACTTGCCATTGTACAAATATGTTTGGTGCTTGTACTCACTCGAGTCCTCGCCTTTATTCTCAGTCCTCTAAGACAGCCTCGTGTCATTGCTGAGATTATCGTAAGTGTTTCTCCCGTTTTACACTATCAAGTGTACAGTCAAACCTCTTTACAACAGTGTCGTTTGTTTGGATATGTTTTGGTTGCTATAGCAAGATGGTGTTATAGAGAACatagaaaataacataaaatgaaaGTCAATTCCAAAAGATCAAACTAGGCCGTTATAGTGAAATGTTGTTATGAAGGATGACTGCTATAGAGAGGTCTGACTGTAAATTGATCTCTATTTTGGCAGGGAGGAATTCTACTCGGTCCATCTGCACTTGGTCGGAACCAGAAGTATCTGAATGCAATATTTCCACCAAGGAGCCTCACAGTATTAGATACTTTGGCAAACTTTGGcctcctcttctttcttttccttgttGGGATCGAGTTAGATCCAGGGTCTCTTCGTCGTACTGGAAAGAAAGCTCTTATTATTGCCCTTGCTGGAATTAGTCTCCCTTTCACATTAGGAATAGGCACATCATGTGTTCTTAGAGGAACTATTGCTAAAGGAGTTAGCCAAGGCCCTTTTCTAATCTTTATGGGAATATCCCTTTCCATCACCGCCTTCCCTGTCTTGGCTCGGATCCTGGCTGAACTCAAGCTTTTAACGACTGATGTTGGTCAAATGGCCATGTCTGCTGCAGCAATCAATGATGTGGCTGCTTGGATTCTGCTTGCACTTGCTATTTCCCTTTCAGGTGCTAGTAATTCACCCCTTATTTCAGTATGGGTACTTTTGTGTGGGACTGGATTCGTCTTGCTTTGCCTAGTCATTGGTCCTCCGATATTCAACTGGATGGATAAACGTTGTGCTGAGGGTGAGCCGGTTGATGAATTGTACGTCTGCGCTACACTTGGAGCCGTGTTGGCTGCAGGATTCATTACTGACACTATTGGTATTCATGCCCTATTCGGGGCTTTTGTGCTTGGAGTACTTGTACCAAAGGAAGGGCCATTTTCTGGTGCTCTGGTGGTAAAAGTTGAGGATCTTGTATCCGGTCTATTCCTTCCGTTGTACTTCGTATCGAGTGGACTAAAAACAAATATAGCTACTATTCAAGGGGCACAATCATGGGGTCTTCTTGTTTTAGTCATATTTACATCGTGTTTTGGGAAGATCGTTGGCACTACTTTAGTCTCGCTCTTGTGCAAAATGCCTGTTCAGGAGGCCGTGATGCTTGGTTTCTTAATGAACACTAAAGGCCTAGTGGAGCTAATTGTCCTTAACATTGGAAAAGACAGAGGGGTATGTTTAATTTAGATCGATTAAAACTTTTATCGATTTTGAATTACTTCATGTAAAATTTACTTTGTATGTTCAATTTTGCAGGTATTGAATGATCAAACATTTGCCATTATTGTTTTGATGGCACTCTTCA
This genomic stretch from Solanum stenotomum isolate F172 chromosome 10, ASM1918654v1, whole genome shotgun sequence harbors:
- the LOC125841548 gene encoding cation/H(+) antiporter 18-like, translated to MLLKELFQQFFDNKVVELVKQEISGLKLHAYFLGRSRLQVTNNFTTMACPKPMKATSNGIFQGDNPLDYALPLAIVQICLVLVLTRVLAYILHPLRQPRVIAEIIGGILLGPSALGRNLKYLNAIFPPKSLTVLDTLANFGLLFFLFLVGLELDPRSLRRTGKKALSIALAGISLPFGLGVGTSFILRGTIAKGVSQGPFLVFMGVSLSITAFPVLARILAELKLLTTDVGRMAMSAAAVNDVAAWILLALAIALSGTGHSPLISLWVLLCGTGFVLLCIVIVPPIFNWLAKRCLEGEPVDELYICATLGAVLVAGFVTDAIGIHALFGAFVLGILVPKEGPFSAALVEKVEDLVSGLFLPLYFVSSGLKTNVATIQGAQSWGLLGLVIFTSCFGKIVGTFLVSLLCKMPVQEAVTLGFLMNTKGLVELIVLNIGKDRGVLNDQTFAIMVLMALFTTFITTPIVVSMYKPAKLAITKYKNRTIERKDTSKELRIMTCFHSKKNIPTMINLMEASRGTAKKEGLRVYAMHLMELSEKSSAILMVHKARKNGMPFWTKGGVSDSNQIVVAFEMFEHLNKVSIRPTTAISPMNTMHEDIIAGAERKRVEMIILPFHKHQKIDGHLETTRADLRHVNRRVLQHAPCSVGILVDRGFGGASHVSASNVDFKVTILFFGGHDDREALAYGMHMAEHPGINLLVVRFLVDPEVAGGSVTLDMDQTYSTEAQSKDEELLTDLKHKLSKNRSIKYEEKLVKDVAGTTELICAYNRCNLFLVGRISEGEVAAALDKKSDCPELGPLGNLLTCPEFSTTASVLVVQQYRNELSQDSINSLKDGELTEGESDSN
- the LOC125843354 gene encoding cation/H(+) antiporter 18-like; its protein translation is MASTTTTKCPSPMKATSNGVFQGDSPLDYALPLAIVQICLVLVLTRVLAFILSPLRQPRVIAEIIGGILLGPSALGRNQKYLNAIFPPRSLTVLDTLANFGLLFFLFLVGIELDPGSLRRTGKKALIIALAGISLPFTLGIGTSCVLRGTIAKGVSQGPFLIFMGISLSITAFPVLARILAELKLLTTDVGQMAMSAAAINDVAAWILLALAISLSGASNSPLISVWVLLCGTGFVLLCLVIGPPIFNWMDKRCAEGEPVDELYVCATLGAVLAAGFITDTIGIHALFGAFVLGVLVPKEGPFSGALVVKVEDLVSGLFLPLYFVSSGLKTNIATIQGAQSWGLLVLVIFTSCFGKIVGTTLVSLLCKMPVQEAVMLGFLMNTKGLVELIVLNIGKDRGVLNDQTFAIIVLMALFTTFITTPIVVSVYKPAKLAITEYKHRTIERKDTSKQLRILTCFHITRSLPTMINLIEASRGTAKKGLRVYAMHLMELSERSSTILMVHKARKNGLPFWKKREVSDSNQIVVAFETFEHLSKVSIRPTTAISPMNSMHEDIIAGAEGKRVEMIILPFHKRQRIDGHLETTRDDLRHVNRRVLQHAPCSVGILVDQGLGGASHVSASNVDFQVTILFFGGHDDREALAYGTRMAEHPGINLLVVRFLVDPEVAGGSVTFDIDQTYSPEAQSKDEELLTDLKHKISKNESIKYEEKLVKDAAGTTELIRAYNRCNLFLVGRMSEGQVVLALDKKSDCPELGPLGNLLTCPEFSTTASVLVVQQYQSELSQDSINSLKDGELTEGNSDSD